A section of the Aminiphilus circumscriptus DSM 16581 genome encodes:
- a CDS encoding IS1634 family transposase produces the protein MLLRRGSETPGSQPDHEGENPGRRELLPLPGGSPVFPESERETCSPSRWYSVPLENGRNLLVTWSEQRARKDASDRERLLARLRKKLQGKKTLPGKSLVTNRGTNKYLSLENANGQDRYILDEEKILRDSRWDGLHGVITDLPVESAAEAQDILAHYGSLWRIEESFRVNKHDLSIRPVYHWVPRRIEAHIALTYLAFALLRHLQHRVAVRQNAVMSARAIRTALLDVQSTLMKDEETGKLYRFPKAMSESARKIYRSLGLVRGLGNTEILSVRKYRNRKGIRSAGTDGDGTAGEGTGRN, from the coding sequence ATGCTCCTTCGTCGTGGGAGCGAAACTCCGGGGTCTCAGCCGGACCATGAGGGAGAAAATCCTGGACGCCGGGAACTACTCCCCCTGCCCGGAGGTTCGCCTGTCTTCCCGGAGAGTGAGAGAGAAACGTGCAGCCCTTCCCGTTGGTACTCCGTCCCCCTCGAAAACGGGAGAAATTTGCTCGTCACCTGGAGTGAACAACGAGCCCGGAAGGACGCCTCCGACCGGGAACGGCTTCTGGCCCGACTGCGGAAAAAACTGCAGGGGAAGAAGACTCTTCCGGGAAAAAGCCTTGTCACCAACCGGGGGACGAACAAATACCTCTCCCTTGAAAATGCAAACGGACAGGACCGCTACATCCTGGACGAAGAGAAGATCCTCCGGGACAGCCGGTGGGACGGCCTTCACGGAGTCATCACCGACCTGCCCGTGGAAAGTGCCGCGGAAGCGCAGGACATCCTCGCCCATTACGGGAGCCTGTGGCGCATCGAAGAATCCTTCCGGGTGAACAAGCACGACCTCTCCATCCGCCCTGTCTATCACTGGGTACCCCGCAGGATCGAGGCCCACATAGCCCTCACCTACCTCGCCTTCGCCCTCCTCCGGCATCTCCAGCACCGAGTGGCGGTCCGGCAGAACGCGGTGATGAGCGCCCGGGCCATCCGGACCGCCCTGCTGGATGTCCAGTCCACCCTCATGAAGGACGAAGAGACGGGGAAACTCTACCGGTTTCCGAAGGCCATGAGCGAGAGCGCCCGGAAGATCTACCGTTCCCTGGGCCTCGTCCGGGGACTGGGGAACACGGAGATCCTGTCGGTGAGGAAATACAGGAACCGGAAAGGGATCCGGAGCGCCGGGACGGACGGAGACGGAACAGCGGGGGAAGGGACGGGCAGGAACTGA
- a CDS encoding 4Fe-4S binding protein: MANPLGSAWPKVRRILQAQLVIAFLVTVMIMKQWWFCVMMLGLGAMLSVLRGKVWCGMLCPNGGLADLVWSRVSLRLFPFPNWLGKGNVLRALFVGGMIAWFAGVVWYVNVHLGLPVAFASYDAHGRLFLWFCQSMILLAAVMGIVFEPRAFCLHVCPGGTLGTLLAGAAKRSPVALDVRSCVGCRACTKACHMPDRLLEPLLNEAAARKARGEDSGTLPVSSSCFGCLGCVAACPRGAIRLNEPRRREEHGDGEKKTFFPTSPFFPRKQGF, from the coding sequence ATGGCAAATCCTCTGGGAAGCGCCTGGCCGAAGGTACGGCGTATTCTGCAGGCGCAACTCGTCATTGCGTTTCTCGTAACCGTGATGATCATGAAACAATGGTGGTTCTGCGTGATGATGCTCGGGTTGGGAGCGATGCTCTCGGTGCTTCGGGGAAAAGTGTGGTGTGGCATGCTCTGTCCGAACGGAGGGCTCGCGGACCTCGTGTGGAGCCGCGTTTCTCTGCGGTTGTTTCCCTTTCCGAACTGGCTCGGAAAGGGAAACGTGCTCCGGGCGCTCTTCGTGGGAGGCATGATCGCCTGGTTCGCCGGAGTGGTCTGGTACGTAAACGTCCATTTGGGATTGCCCGTGGCCTTTGCATCCTACGATGCACACGGTCGGCTTTTTTTGTGGTTCTGCCAGAGCATGATCCTGCTCGCGGCGGTCATGGGGATCGTCTTCGAGCCCCGGGCGTTCTGCCTTCACGTCTGCCCCGGTGGAACGCTGGGGACCCTTCTGGCGGGGGCAGCGAAACGAAGTCCCGTGGCGCTGGACGTACGCAGCTGCGTAGGGTGTCGTGCCTGCACGAAGGCGTGTCACATGCCGGATCGGCTTCTGGAACCACTTTTGAACGAGGCGGCGGCGAGAAAGGCAAGGGGCGAGGATTCCGGGACGCTTCCCGTGTCCTCTTCGTGTTTCGGCTGTCTCGGCTGCGTTGCCGCCTGCCCCCGCGGGGCAATAAGGCTCAACGAGCCGAGACGACGCGAAGAGCACGGAGACGGAGAGAAGAAAACTTTTTTCCCGACTTCGCCGTTTTTCCCGAGAAAACAAGGATTTTGA
- a CDS encoding Hsp70 family protein, translated as MTRPDILAVDFGTSNTHLCRCSADEPLPSPVSLDRNGRPGIPTALLRRPDGTILIGHEALEEWGETPLSLRRDLQLRVHFKPDLLGDPQCEEDARLFLGALRSRCAATFLRTPEKTATLFGVPGEASPGYRAALRRIASEGGFPEVSLLAEPWGAILYHLNRKDLSLTLREATRSVLVVDFGGGTCDFALLLRGKLVSSWGDMLLGGRLFDDLFFQWYLEQQPNKREELEASGDEYIVHWHWCRECKERFSTFLASRREQGRDSVPWNAPVGPGGLYGRLEDISEAEFLERSASYTPSREFLERLRASKEPQGPALTDRCSTDLFARFREALLEGLGGSAGITAVDKVILTGGSSLWPFLPSMVAETLALPPERVVTSERPYSNVAEGLSLYPALRRRSKGTKERLYRGLPAFLETLEKTLLAERIRELETRICRHTEERLFAKRLRPLLEEFRIEGGSVANLEKRLKRTAEEFAPSLRNIVEEAIEEVFFGLDTAVRDASRDWFRREGVAYVPEELLDTEELSSERVAGIHTQMNVGKLGSGYVEFATLATVMLTATICGGGGTALLLSGPLGLLLGAMFGIFLAMAGKKAGKNLPLPGLLTRHLLSEKAIDTCLDDAKRTFRTALSSRIAEELLPAKETLRHRLDEALREIIDALSLLHQIGEEKELPR; from the coding sequence GTGACACGCCCGGACATTCTGGCCGTGGACTTCGGCACGAGCAATACCCATCTCTGCCGCTGCAGCGCCGACGAACCACTCCCCTCTCCGGTCTCCCTGGACCGGAACGGCCGACCGGGCATTCCCACGGCACTCCTCCGCCGCCCGGACGGAACGATCCTCATCGGTCACGAGGCACTGGAGGAATGGGGTGAGACACCACTTTCCTTGCGGCGTGATCTGCAGCTCCGAGTACATTTCAAGCCGGATCTCCTTGGTGACCCGCAGTGCGAAGAGGACGCCCGCCTCTTTCTCGGCGCCCTTCGTTCCCGATGTGCCGCCACGTTTCTGCGCACGCCGGAAAAGACGGCAACACTCTTCGGAGTCCCCGGCGAGGCCTCGCCGGGGTATCGGGCCGCGCTCCGGCGAATCGCCTCGGAAGGTGGTTTCCCGGAGGTCTCTCTTCTTGCGGAACCCTGGGGGGCCATTCTCTACCATCTGAACCGAAAGGACCTCTCCCTGACGCTTCGGGAGGCGACGCGGAGCGTTCTCGTTGTGGATTTCGGTGGTGGAACCTGCGATTTCGCCCTCCTTCTCCGGGGAAAACTCGTCTCTTCTTGGGGGGACATGCTCCTGGGGGGACGCCTGTTCGACGATCTCTTCTTCCAGTGGTACCTGGAACAGCAGCCGAACAAGCGGGAGGAACTCGAAGCCTCCGGCGACGAATATATCGTGCACTGGCACTGGTGCCGGGAGTGCAAGGAGCGGTTCTCCACCTTCTTGGCATCACGGAGGGAACAGGGGCGCGATTCCGTTCCCTGGAACGCTCCAGTGGGACCGGGAGGCCTCTACGGACGTCTCGAAGACATCAGCGAGGCGGAATTTCTGGAGCGCTCGGCCTCCTACACACCGTCACGGGAATTCCTCGAACGTCTTCGCGCTTCGAAAGAACCGCAAGGACCCGCGCTGACCGACCGATGCAGTACAGACCTTTTCGCCCGCTTCCGCGAGGCTCTTCTGGAAGGACTCGGAGGCAGCGCAGGCATCACCGCTGTGGACAAGGTGATTCTCACGGGAGGAAGCAGCCTCTGGCCATTCCTGCCCTCCATGGTGGCCGAGACGCTCGCGCTTCCTCCGGAGCGGGTAGTGACCAGCGAACGCCCCTATTCTAACGTGGCGGAGGGGCTCTCCCTCTATCCCGCGCTGCGACGGCGGAGCAAAGGCACAAAAGAGCGCCTGTATCGCGGCCTTCCCGCGTTCCTGGAGACGCTGGAGAAAACGCTCCTCGCGGAACGGATACGAGAATTGGAAACGCGCATCTGCCGTCACACGGAGGAGCGCCTCTTTGCAAAGCGACTTCGCCCTCTCCTGGAGGAGTTCCGCATCGAGGGCGGTTCCGTGGCGAACCTGGAGAAACGCCTGAAAAGGACGGCGGAGGAATTCGCCCCATCGCTCCGGAACATCGTCGAGGAGGCCATCGAAGAGGTGTTCTTCGGACTCGACACGGCCGTTCGCGATGCGTCCCGGGACTGGTTCCGCCGGGAAGGAGTCGCCTACGTGCCGGAAGAGCTGCTCGACACGGAGGAACTCTCCTCCGAGCGCGTCGCCGGAATTCACACACAGATGAATGTGGGAAAACTCGGCAGCGGCTACGTGGAATTCGCCACCCTCGCCACGGTGATGCTCACCGCAACGATCTGCGGAGGCGGCGGCACCGCCCTGTTGCTCTCCGGGCCCCTCGGCCTCCTTCTCGGCGCGATGTTCGGCATTTTCCTCGCCATGGCAGGAAAGAAGGCGGGGAAAAATCTTCCGCTCCCGGGACTGCTCACCCGACATCTCCTTTCGGAAAAAGCCATCGACACGTGCCTCGACGACGCAAAACGGACCTTCCGCACCGCCCTCTCCTCCCGCATCGCCGAGGAACTCCTCCCGGCGAAAGAAACCCTCCGCCACCGTCTCGACGAGGCGCTTCGAGAGATCATCGACGCTCTTTCTCTCCTTCACCAGATCGGAGAAGAGAAGGAACTTCCCAGGTAA
- a CDS encoding DUF3298 and DUF4163 domain-containing protein, protein MARRSLAFPFLISLLAGLMLFCFAAMTLAQTASLHSKTITSPGITLSYPDVLLPKNAGATTAINEEIQKLVESVLVEFGKEDPAEFTGELSWEATRNDKGLVSLLFTQFTYFQGAAHPSTWLYARTFSEKDGAVLDLKDLFLPDSGWEKALDERMSSMIRQKQEKGEITAMLEDFRGVEATADQFYLTDDALVLFWEDGDYTPHCDGTPTFSIPLTTLTEHLKSDLLR, encoded by the coding sequence ATGGCGAGGAGATCCCTTGCCTTCCCGTTCCTGATTTCACTCCTGGCAGGTTTGATGCTTTTCTGTTTCGCTGCAATGACCCTTGCCCAAACAGCATCACTGCACTCGAAGACCATAACGTCTCCGGGCATCACCCTCTCCTATCCGGACGTCCTGCTCCCCAAGAATGCCGGCGCAACAACCGCCATCAACGAGGAGATCCAGAAGCTTGTGGAATCTGTCCTCGTCGAATTCGGCAAGGAGGATCCCGCGGAATTCACTGGCGAACTCTCCTGGGAGGCGACACGAAACGACAAGGGCCTGGTGAGCCTTCTCTTCACACAATTCACCTATTTTCAGGGAGCCGCCCACCCCAGCACGTGGCTCTACGCCCGCACCTTCTCGGAAAAGGACGGCGCAGTCCTTGATCTGAAGGATCTCTTTCTTCCGGACAGCGGCTGGGAAAAGGCGCTGGATGAGCGCATGTCCTCCATGATCCGACAGAAACAGGAAAAGGGAGAGATCACCGCAATGCTGGAGGATTTTCGGGGCGTGGAGGCCACGGCGGATCAGTTTTATCTCACCGACGACGCACTGGTTCTTTTCTGGGAAGACGGAGACTACACTCCCCACTGCGATGGAACACCAACCTTCTCCATTCCTTTAACCACACTGACGGAGCACTTGAAATCGGACTTGCTCCGCTGA